GCCAAGTCGAGTTTTGCTCTGTTGCCACTTCGCCCATGACCCCAAGGAGTCCATCAACCACTGCTTTCCCAGAGCTTACTGAGCGAGAGACGGTGCATAAAGATGGGTGGGGCAAAAGCGGTGTAGAGCAGCAAAGCACCACTTCTACAAGAGATAATGTGTCAGAGGCTCCAAAGTCAGAAAGTAGAGTAGAGTCAGCCACATCAAAGGAAATCAACCCAAATGAATCCCAGGAGATCATAGGTAAAGATCTGTCTCCAGCATTCCCAGATTCACCATTAGCTCCGGAGAAAAGTCCTCAACAGAGTTTGCAGCTACGAATGGGAAGCATGGATCAAGACATTACAATCCTGGTGACCCACTATGTCAACAATGAGGAGGAAGAAAACACTGACTCATTGTTTTACTCCGATGAACAAGACATTGTTGTAGAGCAGAATAAAGAGGGACAAACCAGCTCTGATGGAAAGGAAATTATCTCCACGGATACTCCTGATCATTCACAGGATTCCTCAAACTCAGACACTCAGTTTGTAAAAAGTGAAGAAGCTTGTCTTCTTGAGAGTCATCACCCAGCAGGACATTCTGACCTGAAGAAAGCAAGTGATGAGCAGAGGAAAGTTTCTGTGACCAAATGTGTTATTCCTGAGTCTCCAGCTCCCTTTGGCTGCCACAACATCCGCACACAAGTCAGTTTGGAGGTGGTGCAGTGCCAGTCTGCAGCTACCAGCCCTATGACCCCTCCTGAAGGAGAACAGGCATTCTACTTCCCCAGCTCAGTGGGCAAGTCAGTGACCATTGGAACAGAGACCAGAGATGCTGAGCTGCAAGTGGGTCAGGAGGTTGAGTTTCGCTCTGTCGCCACAGCTCCAATGACTCCAAGAACTCCAGTTGCAACGACTTTTCCTGACATCAGGAAAGAGAGCAGTGTGGAAGAGAAGAtagtggaggaggaagagaagaaggATGCAAAAGATGGAACAAGTATGAAGGAGGGAGAATGCTCTGAGAgtaaagaaaatgaaacagCGGAGGACATGGCACAGGAGACAGATGAGGAGAAATGTGAGGAGCCTGTGCAGGAGGTGAACTGGGACGAGAAAGGGATGACATGGGAGGTGTATGGAGCTGTAGTGGAGGTCTCTGTATTAGGCTCAGCCATCCAGAAGCACCTGGAGAAACAAGTGAAGAAGCAAAAGATGCCTCCCCCTCCTCCgctaaacccttctgctacacCCCTCACTCCTGAGGCAGTGCAGGGGGGGTCCGGTTCAGGCAAGGGACGGGCAAGCAAGAGGGGGAAACAGGACAACAAGGTGGGCCGGCGCAGAAGAAATCCTTTCAGGCAGCTGATGGAGAACATGCAGCAGCCACACTGTTGCTCCAGAGCTCACACCACTGAGTGAGCGACAGTCCATTCACTGATTCAcaggcatttactgtctttataccACCATGAGACATGACATAAGCTTTCTCACAAGAGAATGAAGCGCAAACACAATCAGCATAAGAAGCACTCATTTGTGAAAAACTGCCATTTAGTACTCAGGGGCGGAGCCACAGGGATAGCCGGGGTGGAGTCTTTATCTCTCGGTTGTGATTGGACACGTCAGTGGAAGTTAAAAGAGGAGCAATTAGAGATGtgcaagtgttttgttttgttttttgttttgttttttattggggGGGACATTCTATTTCTAATTCTAATTCTAAATATGTGTTTGATTTTATCTAAACTAATGACTGCACAGAACATCAAAgtgaattttgtgtttttacttcaaagattggaacaattattaaatatgGACCTCTTAGCCACCCcttgtaaaaaacaacaacaaatgaagTTCCGCCACTGCTAGTACAAATAATTACCATTTCTGGGGTTGAATATCGTTATCTTATCTTGTTTTTGCTATTGATGATGccattttttctgtttataaCAAAACAAAGCCATGCACCAGCTTTTCTCCTCCCAACAAGCTGCACACAAGTAATGAACTACTATTCCGACCATCGTGATCCATCCTACACAGTGAGGTTTTCGTACTTACTGTGTGCAGACTTTCCTGATGAGCTTCAATTTTCTTTGTAAAAACAGTCTTTATTATCAGTGACTTTTTTGTGTCTCCTTTCTTCTACATTTAAATTAGTGTTACAGTTTGTTTTGTGAAAAGTGTAGAAATGTATCACCAATGCGCACAATCAGCTTCAGAGGAAACGTCTGCCATCAGGATATTTCAGtcattatttattgtaattaaatccATGAATGGTGGTCCGGTTGTGAGTTGTATGgggcaaaaaaatgtaatttttcttGTGATgttggtgttcatacaatgacCTCCACatggcaacaaaacacaaaaaaaactacatctGAGGAAATCAACTTTATTCACAGATTGCACTTGTGATACATTCATTCAGTGGTCAGTAAACAGATCCTCTACAACACAAGCTTTCAATCcagcaacattaaaaaaaaaaggctgaaacAGGCATAAATAAAGAGATTAATCATTTGTGTTTTACAATTTATCCCACCTGGTTTGATTGTctttttacccctttttaaAAAGCGCAGTgcacaaaataattcaaaacattttttttttttttttttaaccttggctcgatataataataaaaataaagtgattCACATGTGCCGTTTTATTCTGTATTCAAATAGGCTCAATACAAAAGTACCTTGTGAGGAATACgtaagcttgttttttttttctttgccaaaggtgtgatgttatttttgattatttgtgaTAAATGAAGTATTGAAGGCataaataatgatgacaaagCTGATATAGTTGTTCAGGATCATATGCTTTTTGTACATATGAAAAATCTAAAACTGAGGAATGACAGATATTAGCAGCACAAATGCACTGTGATGTTTTTATAGAATGATATTtcttattttggttttaattttcaCCATTGCaaggttattttttttcttctaaagacTATCTGAAGAAAGATTTTCCATCCAGCAGTGTAAACAAGTGTCATTTGGTGATCCAGATTCTCTCCTTTGATTACTACATCATCACAGGTCTGTAGTGGCGAATGCAGGATTGGTGTATCCCTCTTTAGGGTTATCAGAGGTTATTTTCATCCCTCGCTGTGCCAGAGCTGCACCAAGAGGCTCAATGTACTCATGAGAACCGCTATCATCTTGGAGCATCTGAAGGAGTAAATCCAGGAAATTTGAGCACTGAACCACCATGATTTAAGATGAAtcatagtaaaaataaataaataaatgctcacCATGTTGAACTTGATGTCCTTCTCAGGAAAAGACACGTCTTCACTGTAGTCCAGTGAGTTGAGACTAATAAAGAGAAATAAGTCACCACATTAGAACCTTATTTCAGAGACAAATGTTCTTTTCAAACAGTTCCTTTGTGAGCAAAAAGCCAACAGCTTTGCAACGAGAATGTTGTGACACAacacaggggtggactgggtcAAAAATTCAGTCATGGCATTTTCTACTACATTATCAGCGGACACTgtgtcagtgatactcaacatgtgactttttatgtcttaattaattattatttccccagaaaaaattaaaggtgggaaactttttaaccacCTATTAtcttcagactttagctaccttttgccaataaaaaaaacatttttttcctattatttgttcaattttgcaagttctttttgacacttttatccaatttttgtcctttctttaattttttttggcttctTTTCATCTAAATAGGCAAACCGttgcccaataaataaataattaaatccaCGTTTGCCctatttcactattgtttgccacattttgcccatttaagctacccttcgTCCATTGTTTGGCCACTCTTCACTGCTTTTGGCCTGTTTTAGTCActgttcactcttttcttgccatgtttttgacacttttgggcatctgttaccatgtctgcctccactcactcgtaaaaaaaaatgttgtagaCCAGACTGGCCCATTTTGGGTCGACAGCCCACCGCGACGATTCCCGGtacagatggccagtccacccctgctgtGACATAACATTCAACAACTGATTTCCACCAAATGAAATGTCTCTACctgactttgtccacatctgaaCTCTCCTCTGTTAAATCCAGGTTAATGGTTGTGTCAATGTTAAGGTTCAGGACGGGATTAGCGCTGCCAAAGAATGACAAAGTTACTTAAAATACTCTTCATTTCTT
The genomic region above belongs to Gouania willdenowi chromosome 10, fGouWil2.1, whole genome shotgun sequence and contains:
- the gprin1 gene encoding G protein-regulated inducer of neurite outgrowth 1 encodes the protein MESLKDEKRDLGEHNQPCEKTDDGLPIERMNCSTEPEGSQQSFSQESTTQENCQTKEKSDSRTPAKNHMLSEGGLDHQNQSDSMQQRDETQAAGEQTTTIALSTEATISISFVGDREEDANNKEDENMDHNKEKHLDMENILSPVLLTSDHTDPCSPAPSGQQHMRTQVSLEVVQCCSAATSPMTPPEGGHSFFFPNYFGKVDLRADTKDAELQVGQVEFCSVATSPMTPRSPSTTAFPELTERETVHKDGWGKSGVEQQSTTSTRDNVSEAPKSESRVESATSKEINPNESQEIIGKDLSPAFPDSPLAPEKSPQQSLQLRMGSMDQDITILVTHYVNNEEEENTDSLFYSDEQDIVVEQNKEGQTSSDGKEIISTDTPDHSQDSSNSDTQFVKSEEACLLESHHPAGHSDLKKASDEQRKVSVTKCVIPESPAPFGCHNIRTQVSLEVVQCQSAATSPMTPPEGEQAFYFPSSVGKSVTIGTETRDAELQVGQEVEFRSVATAPMTPRTPVATTFPDIRKESSVEEKIVEEEEKKDAKDGTSMKEGECSESKENETAEDMAQETDEEKCEEPVQEVNWDEKGMTWEVYGAVVEVSVLGSAIQKHLEKQVKKQKMPPPPPLNPSATPLTPEAVQGGSGSGKGRASKRGKQDNKVGRRRRNPFRQLMENMQQPHCCSRAHTTE